One segment of Triticum aestivum cultivar Chinese Spring chromosome 2A, IWGSC CS RefSeq v2.1, whole genome shotgun sequence DNA contains the following:
- the LOC123189813 gene encoding E3 ubiquitin-protein ligase RMA1H1 has product MEGGGMDQVCMAAMTNQPPVSDNKPMKNISGEMPAAATAGSGSFDCNICLDFAADPVVTLCGHLYCWPCIYEWLRPSVVSASGANSTSARQQCPVCKAALSADSLVPLYGRGGSSKKSLDGMAIPRRPTVHRENVAHQHAQSSIDDDRHHHNVEPSPLLRPLRHAHHHHPGATEFDFVYPPSPMGRGLIHSTAGGVLGGMAEAVLPWAFRGQVPPSMYYTSPYAVADHTLGPRLRRQQMEVERSLHQIWFFLFVFVVLCLLLF; this is encoded by the coding sequence ATGGAAGGTGGGGGAATGGACCAGGTTTGCATGGCTGCCATGACCAACCAACCTCCAGTGTCCGATAACAAGCCAATGAAGAACATCAGTGGGGAGATGCCTGCAGCCGCGACCGCTGGAAGCGGCTCCTTTGACTGCAACATCTGCCTCGACTTCGCTGCAGACCCAGTTGTTACCCTCTGTGGCCATCTCTACTGCTGGCCCTGCATCTATGAGTGGCTGCGCCCATCGGTGGTATCAGCTTCTGGTGCCAACAGCACTTCAGCAAGGCAGCAGTGCCCTGTGTGCAAGGCCGCACTATCTGCTGACAGCCTCGTGCCGCTCTATGGCCGTGGTGGTAGCTCGAAGAAATCACTGGATGGCATGGCCATTCCTCGACGGCCAACGGTGCATCGGGAGAATGTTGCGCACCAGCACGCACAAAGCAGCATCGATGATGACCGGCACCATCACAATGTGGAGCCCAGCCCTCTGCTCCGGCCACTGCGGCATGCGCACCACCACCATCCTGGTGCCACCGAATTCGACTTTGTCTACCCTCCTTCGCCAATGGGGCGTGGCCTGATCCACTCGACGGCCGGAGGGGTGCTtggagggatggcagaggcagtgCTTCCGTGGGCGTTCCGCGGCCAGGTGCCGCCGAGCATGTACTACACAAGCCCCTACGCTGTCGCGGACCACACCTTGGGTCCCCGGCTGAGGAGGCAGCAGATGGAGGTGGAGAGGTCCCTGCACCAGATCTGGTTCTTCCTTTTCGTGTTTGTGGTCTTGTGTCTGCTCTTGTTCTGA
- the LOC123189812 gene encoding syntaxin-81 — translation MSRVRDRTEDFKESVRVAALSHGYTESQLAALMSSFIIRKPSPKSPFTNAAIKTLESIRELEKFIVKHRRDYVDMHRTTEQERDNIEHEVGIFVKACKEQIDILKNRILEDERNRRANTWLGTRDETSRLDLIAHQHGVVLILSERLHSVTAQFDRLRSLRFQEAINRVMPRKKIKKKPEIKPTEPSKSNLVLKSDVSKVEDREVSTAPLRVQEQLLDDETRALQMELTNLLDTVQETETKMIEMSALNHLMSTHVLQQAQQIQYLYDQAVEATNNVERGNKELSQAIQRNNSSRTFLLLFFFVLTFSVLFLDWYKN, via the exons ATGTCGAGGGTCCGGGACAGGACGGAGGACTTCAAGGAGTCCGTTCGCGTCGCCGCGCTCTCCCATGGCTACACGGAG TCGCAATTGGCCGCGCTCATGTCGTCTTTCATCATCCGGAAGCCGTCGCCCAAATCGCCGTtcacaaatgcagcaatcaagacG CTTGAGAGCATCAGGGAGCTCGAGAAGTTTATAGTGAAGCACAGGAGGGACTATGTGGACATGCATCGCACCACGGAGCAAGAGAGGGACAACATTGAGCATGAA GTTGGTATTTTTGTAAAAGCATGCAAGGAACAGATAGATATCCTAAAGAACAGGATCCTTGAAGATGAGAGGAATAGAAGAGCGAACACATGGCTTGGCACAAGAGATGAGACTTCCCGGTTAGACTTGATAGCTCACCAGCATGGTGTG GTTTTGATTTTGAGCGAGCGTCTCCACTCAGTAACTGCACAATTTGATCGCCTTAGGTCCCTGCGCTTTCAAGAAGCTATTAATAGGGTGATGCCAAGAAAGAAGATTAAGAAGAAGCCAGAAATAAAACCTACTGAACCATCCAAGTCAAACCTTGTATTGAAATCTGATGTCTCGAAGGTTGAAGATCGGGAGGTATCAACTGCGCCCTTAAGAGTTCAAGAACAACTCTTGGACGATGAAACACGAGCTCTCCAG ATGGAGTTGACCAATCTTCTTGATACTGTCCAAGAAACGGAGACAAAGATGATAGAGATGTCAGCACTTAATCATCTTATGTCAACACATGTTCTACAGCAAGCTCAGCAGATTCAATATTTATACGACCAG GCAGTGGAAGCAACGAACAACGTGGAGCGTGGGAACAAGGAGCTATCCCAGGCGATCCAGCGGAACAACAGCAGTAGAACCTTTCTCCTGCTTTTCTTCTTTGTTCTTACTTTCTCTGTTCTGTTTCTTGACTGGTACAAAAACTGA
- the LOC123189814 gene encoding putative uncharacterized protein DDB_G0271982, with protein MAKDENGSAPDGAGKEEGEIAAARSRSRSKSLEAAEEEEGRSKGRRHRGHHGKSKRRDEEEGSESSDEDSGERRKRRRKEKERRRRRRGSRSESSGSESESESESSYSSSSAESESESEEEEERRRRRRRRRKEKEEEERRRRRKEKEKRKRKEKEREKDKKKKKRKDEKKDLGKKAAVTNSWGKYGIIREVDMW; from the coding sequence ATGGCCAAGGACGAGAACGGCTCGGCCCCGGATGGTGCCGGCAAGGAGGAGGGGGAGATAGCGGCGgcgcgcagccgcagccgcagcaaaTCCCTAGaagccgcggaggaggaggaggggcgttCGAAGGGGAGGCGACACCGGGGCCACCATGGCAAGTCAAAGAGGCGTGACGAGGAGGAGGGGAGCGAGAGCTCCGACGAGGACTCGGGGGAGCGGCGTAAGCggcggaggaaggagaaggagcggcggcggcggaggagggggagcCGCAGCGAGAGCTCGGGGTCGGAGTCGGAGTCAGAGTCTGAGTCGTCCTACTCGAGTTCCAGCGCGGAGTCGGAAAgcgagtcggaggaggaggaggagaggcgaaggaggcggcggcggaggaggaaggagaaggaagaggaggagaggaggaggaggaggaaggagaaggagaagaggaagaggaaggagaaggagagggaaaaggataagaagaagaagaagaggaaggatgaGAAGAAGGATTTGGGGAAGAAGGCTGCAGTGACCAACTCGTGGGGCAAGTATGGCATCATCCGTGAGGTTGATATGTGGTGA